A genome region from Solanum pennellii chromosome 12, SPENNV200 includes the following:
- the LOC107006769 gene encoding uncharacterized protein LOC107006769, with product MSKLFGIFACLVIVALDALAGLLGIKAEGAQNQVKHLKLWFFECKEPSHDAFILGLAAAGLLAAAHILANLVGGCSYCYCTGDDIQKAPPSRQLSLACLLFTWIVMAVGMGMLVIGTMSNNKSRSSCGLLHHHFFSIGGILCFVHAIFSVAFYATSTVTIA from the exons ATGTCTAAGTTGTTTGGTATATTTGCATGCTTAGTCATTGTGGCTTTAGATGCTCTAGCTGGTCTTCTTGGAATTAAAGCAGAAGGAGCTCAAAACCAG GTAAAACACTTGAAGCTATGGTTTTTTGAGTGTAAAGAGCCAAGCCATGATGCATTTATTCTAGGGTTAGCTGCTGCTGGTCTTCTAGCAGCTGCTCATATTCTTGCTAATCTTGTTGGAGGCTGCAGCTATTGCTATTGCACTGGAGATGACATACAAAAAGCACCACCTAGTAGACAATTATCACTTGCTTGTCTTCTTTTCACATG GATAGTAATGGCAGTTGGAATGGGAATGCTAGTGATTGGCACAATGTCAAATAACAAATCGAGATCTTCATGTGGTTTATTGCATCATCATTTCTTCTCAATTGGTGGAATTTTGTGTTTCGTACATGCCATCTTTTCTGTCGCGTTCTATGCCACATCTACTGTGACAATTGCATAG